The following proteins are encoded in a genomic region of Trichocoleus sp.:
- a CDS encoding CheR family methyltransferase → MKDFPVSSVIELISNTIGVHIRSIDYEPLEHKILTRVKALGFASIAAYYQLLVSHANDPCQPEWCELVNSLTITESHFFRDQGQFLLLREQILPEIIRRKMNAPGSDRLTLRLWSAGCSTGEEAHSLAILLTELIPDSCQWNISILGTDINQTALQRARQGIYSNWSFRSVPVELKQRYFQAHRHEWKIAAPIQAMVKFKPKNLVYDEYFHTDSDIHNFDLILCRNVFIYFNPEAIDRVIKKFYSALIPGGYLLTGHAELQGQNLQQFEILSFPESVIYQRRQYFQPVESCSNQSNRLEKPFLKIPVVPSFDPAICLSAFSSVPLPQKPAVLTALVEKQPGVEDELAEIRQLLKQKAYLAAIEQARAVISSTPKNALAYYLIAQAYANLGDYTQAVFYSEQSIQIDISTANPYYLMAQIAEEQGEVDRAKALLKKVIYLMPTSAYAYAELGFLYYQEGSLERARRNWQSALSFLQNLNVNEPIYEGLIVSELQARLTKYLSLQEQKS, encoded by the coding sequence ATGAAGGATTTTCCGGTTTCTTCAGTTATTGAATTAATCAGCAACACGATCGGAGTACATATTCGATCGATAGACTATGAACCCTTAGAACATAAAATCTTAACGCGAGTCAAAGCATTAGGTTTCGCTTCAATCGCAGCTTATTATCAATTGCTTGTCTCTCATGCCAATGATCCCTGCCAGCCAGAATGGTGTGAATTAGTTAATTCCCTGACAATAACAGAGAGCCATTTTTTTCGAGATCAAGGACAATTTTTACTGTTAAGAGAGCAGATTCTTCCTGAAATTATTCGGAGAAAGATGAATGCTCCAGGCAGCGATCGTCTCACCCTACGATTATGGAGTGCAGGCTGCTCCACGGGAGAAGAAGCGCATTCACTCGCGATTCTGTTAACAGAACTCATTCCGGATAGCTGTCAGTGGAATATTTCAATTTTAGGAACCGATATTAATCAAACTGCATTACAACGAGCCAGACAGGGAATCTACAGCAACTGGTCATTCCGATCGGTTCCTGTAGAGCTAAAACAACGCTATTTTCAGGCTCATCGTCATGAGTGGAAGATTGCCGCACCGATTCAGGCAATGGTTAAATTTAAACCTAAAAATCTCGTTTATGACGAATATTTTCATACTGATTCTGATATTCACAATTTCGATTTAATCCTCTGTCGTAATGTTTTTATTTACTTTAATCCTGAAGCGATCGATCGAGTCATCAAAAAATTCTATTCTGCTCTTATTCCAGGCGGCTATCTTCTCACAGGTCATGCTGAATTACAGGGGCAAAATCTTCAGCAGTTTGAAATACTTAGTTTCCCTGAATCAGTAATTTACCAGCGGAGACAATATTTTCAGCCTGTCGAATCTTGCTCTAATCAATCTAATCGATTGGAAAAGCCATTCTTAAAGATTCCAGTAGTCCCATCATTTGATCCAGCTATTTGTTTATCTGCCTTTTCGTCAGTCCCTCTACCCCAAAAGCCCGCTGTTCTGACTGCTCTAGTAGAAAAACAACCAGGCGTTGAAGACGAGCTTGCCGAAATCAGACAGTTGCTAAAACAAAAGGCTTATCTAGCTGCGATCGAGCAGGCAAGAGCAGTTATAAGTTCTACTCCAAAAAACGCTTTAGCTTACTATTTAATTGCCCAAGCTTATGCAAATTTAGGCGATTATACTCAAGCTGTTTTTTATAGTGAGCAATCAATTCAAATTGATATCTCTACCGCTAATCCTTATTATTTAATGGCTCAAATCGCTGAAGAACAGGGCGAAGTCGATCGTGCAAAAGCTTTACTAAAAAAGGTAATTTATCTAATGCCAACATCGGCTTATGCTTACGCAGAGCTAGGATTTTTATACTACCAGGAAGGGAGCCTGGAACGGGCAAGAAGAAACTGGCAATCAGCACTATCGTTTCTACAAAACTTGAATGTTAATGAACCTATATATGAGGGTTTAATCGTTAGCGAATTGCAAGCTCGTTTAACAAAATATCTTAGCTTACAGGAGCAGAAATCATGA
- a CDS encoding chemotaxis protein CheW: MISKSYVVFELGYSCYGIDAVAVQAIFAMPLIMPLAEFSADLLGVIYWRDEILPILNLHQRLGLRLPPFALSDSIIVVQWQDQSIGILANQVRDVWSVEVEKISNHLFKEPVDNSLKTRLVDGIIESEETLISLLSAERIVHEIDRIRGTLNPADCEQVNLAHLPFNVDQNRIAHLDQKAQALLRERTENLRQTIEVQEAIERVPMAVMGLEGERFGFGLEAVHEFTDIHKVTPIPCCPSHIIGNINLRGEIITLIDISSLIDLKASEKKLRKKAIVVRLNDITAGIVADEIFDVVYVHPTKVLATPVSAHSSKDEYLQGVAFYQDKTMSIIHLSKILTSEALVVNEVVSVT; this comes from the coding sequence ATGATATCTAAATCCTATGTTGTTTTTGAGTTAGGTTACTCCTGTTATGGAATTGATGCAGTTGCAGTACAGGCAATTTTTGCAATGCCGCTCATTATGCCACTTGCAGAATTTTCTGCTGATCTGCTGGGTGTAATCTATTGGCGCGATGAAATCTTACCGATTCTGAACCTACATCAACGGTTAGGATTACGCCTGCCGCCTTTTGCGTTGAGCGATAGTATTATTGTGGTGCAATGGCAAGATCAATCGATCGGCATCCTGGCTAATCAAGTGCGTGATGTTTGGTCAGTTGAAGTTGAAAAAATCTCAAATCATTTGTTTAAAGAGCCAGTCGATAATTCTCTGAAAACTCGTCTGGTAGATGGAATCATTGAAAGTGAAGAAACGCTTATCTCGCTTCTCAGTGCTGAACGAATTGTTCATGAGATTGACCGCATCCGGGGAACCCTAAATCCTGCAGATTGTGAGCAAGTTAATTTAGCTCATCTCCCCTTTAATGTTGATCAAAACCGCATTGCTCACCTCGATCAAAAAGCCCAAGCACTACTGCGCGAACGGACAGAAAATCTACGCCAAACGATCGAGGTTCAGGAAGCGATCGAACGAGTACCGATGGCAGTGATGGGGTTGGAAGGTGAGCGCTTCGGCTTTGGGCTAGAGGCAGTTCATGAGTTTACTGATATTCATAAAGTTACGCCAATTCCCTGCTGTCCATCACATATTATCGGCAACATTAATCTGCGTGGAGAGATCATCACTCTGATTGATATCAGCAGTTTAATTGATCTAAAAGCCAGTGAAAAGAAGCTGAGAAAGAAAGCAATTGTTGTACGGCTGAATGATATTACTGCTGGCATTGTCGCAGATGAAATCTTTGATGTGGTTTATGTTCACCCTACAAAAGTTTTGGCGACTCCTGTTTCCGCTCATTCGAGCAAAGATGAATATCTTCAGGGTGTGGCATTTTATCAGGATAAAACGATGAGTATTATTCACCTTTCTAAAATTCTTACCTCGGAAGCGCTGGTAGTTAATGAAGTCGTTTCAGTCACTTAA
- the bioD gene encoding dethiobiotin synthase has product MLSSFQFPERFFITGTDTNVGKTVVSAMLTLGLNATYWKPIQSGLDTITDTEYVQQVTGLDQTHFLPERYRLTEPLSPHASAAIDGVKIHLSDFELPSSIKNQHLIVEGAGGLLVPINDRHYVIDLIQYLQLPVCLVARSTLGTINHTLLSIAQLRRQNIPILGVIINGELNASNRSAIANYGQVTIIGELNRLETINPASLKQAFHSM; this is encoded by the coding sequence ATGTTGTCCTCTTTTCAATTTCCAGAACGTTTTTTCATTACCGGAACTGATACAAATGTTGGTAAAACTGTCGTTTCGGCAATGCTAACCCTAGGGCTAAATGCAACTTATTGGAAACCGATTCAATCAGGGTTAGATACCATTACAGACACAGAGTATGTTCAACAAGTTACTGGACTCGATCAAACCCATTTCTTGCCAGAGCGCTATCGTCTGACAGAGCCACTTTCTCCCCATGCTTCGGCAGCGATCGATGGTGTAAAAATTCATCTCTCTGATTTTGAATTACCCAGTTCCATTAAGAACCAGCATTTGATTGTTGAAGGAGCAGGTGGGCTGTTAGTTCCAATTAACGATCGTCATTACGTGATCGATTTAATCCAGTATTTACAGTTGCCTGTTTGCCTAGTCGCTCGTAGTACTTTGGGAACAATCAATCACACATTGCTCTCGATCGCCCAGCTAAGACGACAAAATATTCCAATCTTGGGTGTCATTATTAATGGTGAATTGAATGCTAGTAATCGATCGGCAATTGCTAATTATGGTCAGGTAACTATTATTGGTGAACTGAATCGATTAGAGACAATTAATCCTGCTTCATTAAAGCAAGCTTTTCACTCGATGTAG
- the bioA gene encoding adenosylmethionine--8-amino-7-oxononanoate transaminase, which translates to MHPHIWYPFTQAKTAPDPLKVKSGQGIWLELENGQRLIDCISSWWVNLHGHAHPKIAEAIYQQAKQLEQVIFAGFTHDPAEQIAEKLVSKLPQNLDRVFFSDNGSTAIEVALKMAYQYWVNQQQKRSTFLAFEGAYHGDTFGAMAVGERSIFTKPFADLLFQVEFVPYPETYLGDEQASKKEEKVLEQIQQKLQQFPDRYAGILIEPLVQGAGGMRMCRPEFLQQLAQLAQASNTLLIFDEIMTGFGRTGDWFACRKAQVQPDVICLSKGITGGFLPLSVTVCSKPIYDAFYSDDPTKTFYHGHSYTANPISCAAAIASFELLQENETALQQIETVHRQQLEQLQGHPSVEKLRVTGTIAAMDIVTSEQTGYLNQIATEVRKRAIGRGLLLRPLGNVLYLMPPYCITDAELAFVYQQIQGILLEIG; encoded by the coding sequence ATGCATCCTCACATTTGGTATCCATTCACCCAGGCAAAGACGGCTCCCGATCCGCTGAAGGTGAAATCAGGTCAAGGGATTTGGTTGGAGCTTGAAAATGGTCAACGGCTGATTGATTGCATCTCTAGCTGGTGGGTTAATTTACATGGTCATGCTCACCCTAAAATTGCTGAAGCTATCTATCAACAAGCAAAGCAGCTAGAGCAGGTAATTTTTGCCGGATTTACCCATGATCCAGCAGAGCAGATTGCTGAAAAACTGGTGAGTAAGCTACCTCAGAATCTCGATCGCGTCTTCTTCTCAGATAATGGCTCAACTGCGATCGAAGTTGCCTTAAAAATGGCATATCAATATTGGGTGAATCAGCAGCAAAAGCGATCGACCTTTCTTGCATTTGAAGGTGCTTATCATGGTGATACTTTTGGAGCAATGGCGGTCGGAGAGCGATCGATCTTCACTAAACCTTTTGCCGATTTGCTGTTTCAAGTTGAGTTTGTTCCCTATCCTGAGACCTATTTAGGGGACGAGCAGGCGAGCAAAAAAGAAGAGAAAGTGCTGGAGCAGATTCAACAAAAGTTGCAGCAGTTTCCCGATCGATACGCTGGAATTCTAATTGAGCCACTGGTGCAGGGTGCTGGCGGTATGCGAATGTGCAGACCAGAGTTTTTACAGCAGTTAGCGCAGCTTGCTCAAGCATCAAATACTCTGCTAATCTTTGATGAAATTATGACGGGTTTTGGTCGAACTGGCGACTGGTTTGCTTGCCGTAAGGCACAGGTTCAGCCGGATGTTATCTGTCTCTCTAAAGGGATTACGGGTGGTTTTTTGCCGCTTTCAGTAACAGTTTGTTCTAAACCAATTTACGACGCTTTCTATAGTGATGATCCGACCAAAACCTTCTACCACGGTCATAGCTATACTGCAAATCCGATCAGTTGTGCAGCGGCAATTGCTTCTTTTGAACTGTTACAAGAAAACGAGACTGCACTTCAGCAAATTGAGACAGTTCATCGACAGCAATTAGAGCAATTGCAGGGACATCCTTCCGTTGAAAAACTGCGAGTTACGGGTACGATCGCCGCAATGGATATTGTTACCTCTGAGCAAACTGGGTATCTGAATCAAATTGCTACAGAAGTACGAAAACGAGCGATCGGGCGAGGTTTATTGCTGCGTCCGTTGGGCAATGTTTTGTATTTGATGCCGCCTTACTGCATTACTGATGCAGAATTAGCCTTTGTCTATCAGCAAATTCAAGGCATCCTCCTTGAGATCGGGTAA